A single region of the Brassica rapa cultivar Chiifu-401-42 chromosome A03, CAAS_Brap_v3.01, whole genome shotgun sequence genome encodes:
- the LOC103858554 gene encoding 22.0 kDa heat shock protein — translation MKHLPYFPLLSLFVGALILGNTKPSEGSLSSAIDTPGSLLSDLWLDRFPDPFKILERIPLELERDQSVALSPARVDWKETAEGHEIMLDVPGLKKDEVKIEVEENRVLSVSGERKREEEKKGDQWHRVERSYGKFWRQFKLPDNVDMESVKAKLENGVLTINLTKLAPEKVKGPRVVNIAAEEDQTAKISSSESKEL, via the coding sequence ATGAAGCACTTGCCTTACTTCCCTCTGTTAAGCCTCTTCGTAGGAGCTCTGATACTTGGAAACACCAAACCAAGTGAAGGGTCTCTGTCTTCCGCAATAGACACTCCGGGAAGCTTGCTATCCGATCTCTGGCTAGACAGGTTTCCTGATCCGTTCAAGATTTTGGAGAGAATCCCACTAGAACTCGAGAGGGACCAGAGCGTGGCTCTGTCTCCAGCTAGAGTTGACTGGAAAGAAACAGCAGAAGGACATGAGATCATGCTGGATGTGCCTGGTCTAAAGAAGGATGAAGTGAAGATAGAGGTGGAGGAGAATCGAGTCCTTTCAGTCAGTGGAGAGAGGAaaagagaggaagagaagaaaggAGATCAGTGGCATAGAGTTGAGAGATCATATGGAAAGTTCTGGAGACAGTTCAAGCTACCTGATAATGTTGATATGGAATCTGTCAAGGCCAAGCTTGAGAATGGTGTTCTCACTATTAACCTCACAAAGCTGGCTCCTGAAAAGGTCAAGGGTCCTAGAGTTGTTAACATTGCAGCTGAAGAAGACCAAACCGCAAAGATCAGCTCCTCTGAATCCAAAGAGCTGTGA
- the LOC103858555 gene encoding probable fructokinase-5, with protein MATPLIVSFGEMLIDFVPDTSGVSLAESTGFLKAPGGAPANVACAISKLGGKSAFIGKFGDDEFGHMLVNILKKNGVNSEGVCFDTHARTALAFVTLKKNGEREFMFYRNPSADMLLKESELNKDLIKKAKIFHYGSISLISEPCRAAHMAAMKTAKDAGVLLSYDPNVRLPLWPSTEAAIEGIKSIWNEADIIKVSDDEVTFLTRGDAEKDDVVLSLMHDKLKLLIVTDGEKGCRYYTKKFKGRVPGYSVKTVDTTGAGDSFVGAFLVSLGKDGSILDDEGKLKEALAFANACGAVCTTQKGAIPALPTPSDAQQLMKSKSK; from the exons ATGGCTACTCCACTGATTGTTTCCTTTGGCGAAATGCTTATCGACTTTGTCCCTGACACTTCTGGTGTTTCCTTGGCTGAGTCCACCGGTTTTCTCAAAGCCCCTGGTGGTGCTCCGGCTAATGTTGCATGTGCCATCTCCAAACTCGGTGGCAAATCCGCTTTCATTGGCAAG TTTGGTGATGATGAGTTTGGACACATGCTTGTCAACATATTGAAGAAGAACGGTGTGAACAGCGAAGGAGTTTGCTTTGACACCCATGCAAGGACTGCTTTGGCCTTTGTGACACTAAAGAAGAACGGCGAGAGAGAGTTCATGTTTTACAGGAACCCAAGTGCGGATATGCTTTTGAAAGAATCTGAACTCAACAAGGATCTCATCAAGAAAGCCAAGATTTTCCACTACGGTTCCATTAGCTTGATCTCTGAGCCATGTAGAGCGGCTCACATGGCTGCTATGAAAACCGCCAAGGACGCAGGAGTTCTACTCTCTTACGACCCTAATGTTCGGTTGCCTCTTTGGCCTTCCactgaggctgccatagaaggCATCAAAAGCATCTGGAATGAGGCTGATATTATCAAG GTAAGCGATGATGAGGTAACATTCCTCACTAGGGGAGATGCAGAGAAGGATGATGTTGTTTTGTCTCTGATGCATGACAAGCTCAAGCTGCTTATTGTAACTGATGGAGAAAAAGGTTGCAGATACTACACaaag AAATTCAAAGGGAGAGTGCCTGGTTACTCTGTGAAAACAGTTGATACAACTGGAGCTGGTGATTCTTTTGTTGGTGCATTTCTTGTCTCTTTGGGAAAAGATGGTTCCATACTCGAT GATGAAGGAAAGCTAAAGGAGGCTCTTGCATTTGCAAATGCATGTGGAGCTGTGTGTACAACTCAGAAAGGAGCTATTCCAGCACTTCCAACTCCATCTGATGCTCAGCAGCTCATGAAATCTAAATCCAAATAA
- the LOC103858557 gene encoding uncharacterized protein LOC103858557, with protein MGNHFLTLSLLLVIVCVCVSIITTKLNPKEAIVSPSDSNPIEIHGVKILRQPSDSKLAQLGVSSWPKWEGGPSKFPWTFKKTETMYFVEGKIKVSVDGYDREEDVFEIGKGNVVVFPKDMKVVWEITEAVKKHYSLED; from the exons ATGGGCAATCATTTTCTCACTTTGTCTCTGCTCCTGGTGATTGTCTGCGTTTGCGTTTCCATCATCACCACTAAGCTAAACCCTAAAGAAGCAATCGTATCTCCCTCCGATTCAAATCCCATTGAAATTCACGGAGTCAAGATCCTGCGGCAACCTTCCGATTCCAAACTTGCTCAACTAGGCGTCTCCTCTTGGCCCAA GTGGGAAGGTGGTCCAAGCAAGTTTCCATGGACGTTTAAGAAGACAGAGACAATGTATTTCGTGGAAGGGAAGATCAAAGTGAGTGTCGACGGATACGACAGAGAAGAAGATGTCTTTGAGATAGGGAAAGGAAATGTGGTTGTTTTTCCTAAAGACATGAAAGTTGTTTGGGAGATTACTGAAGCTGTCAAGAAACATTATAGCTTAGAGGATTAG